A stretch of the Archangium violaceum genome encodes the following:
- a CDS encoding sigma-54-dependent transcriptional regulator — protein MKARVLVADDDAGVRYTLRGLLEDDGFEVEEVGDGEAALQRLAAEPPVDLVISDLRMPKVDGMELLRRGRALSPVPRVILITAHGSERHAVEAMKLGALDYFRKPFEVDDVLAVVRRALGTLRLEAENERLAGEVNLLRSLVFVSPAMSRLALLVKRVGPRDVTVLITGESGTGKERIAEALVRASARADRPFVRFNCAALTPELAEAELFGHTRGAFTGAVRARQGLFREADGGTLLLDEVGELDPATQAKLLRVLQEGEVRPVGEDRACPVDVRILAATHRDLAQRVKEGRFREDLFYRLKVVNLHVPPLRERPEDLAALAKHFLTRFAERFHVPAVQVTPELMARLTAWKWPGNVRELENALESAVAMSPDGTLDLSLLPGGPGQEHHEGSPRAGLKEKVEAYERALIVAALEEAHGNRSEAARLLDIGRATLHDKLRKYGLAREEEAE, from the coding sequence ATGAAGGCGCGAGTGCTGGTGGCGGACGACGACGCGGGCGTGCGCTACACGCTGCGTGGGCTGCTCGAGGATGACGGGTTCGAGGTGGAGGAGGTGGGGGACGGCGAGGCCGCGCTGCAACGGCTGGCCGCCGAGCCCCCGGTGGACCTGGTCATCAGCGACCTGCGGATGCCGAAGGTGGACGGAATGGAGCTGCTGCGTCGGGGGCGCGCGCTCTCGCCCGTCCCGCGCGTCATCCTCATCACCGCGCACGGCAGCGAGCGGCACGCGGTGGAGGCCATGAAGCTCGGCGCGCTGGACTATTTCCGCAAGCCCTTCGAGGTGGATGACGTGCTGGCGGTGGTGCGCCGGGCGCTGGGCACCCTTCGGCTGGAGGCGGAGAACGAGCGGCTTGCGGGTGAGGTGAACCTGCTGCGCTCGCTCGTCTTCGTCTCGCCGGCGATGAGCCGGCTGGCGCTGCTGGTGAAGCGGGTGGGGCCGCGCGACGTGACGGTCCTCATCACCGGCGAGAGCGGCACGGGCAAGGAGCGCATCGCCGAGGCGCTGGTTCGCGCCTCCGCCCGGGCGGACCGGCCCTTCGTGCGCTTCAACTGCGCGGCCCTCACCCCCGAGCTCGCCGAGGCGGAGCTGTTCGGCCACACCCGGGGGGCCTTCACCGGAGCGGTGCGCGCGCGGCAGGGCCTGTTCCGCGAGGCGGACGGCGGCACGCTGCTGCTCGACGAAGTGGGCGAGTTGGACCCGGCCACCCAGGCCAAACTGCTGCGCGTGCTGCAGGAGGGCGAGGTGCGGCCGGTGGGGGAGGACCGGGCCTGTCCGGTGGACGTGCGCATCCTGGCGGCCACCCACCGAGACCTCGCGCAGCGGGTGAAGGAGGGGCGCTTCCGGGAGGATCTCTTCTACCGGCTGAAGGTTGTGAACCTGCACGTGCCGCCGCTGCGGGAGCGGCCGGAGGATCTCGCCGCGCTGGCGAAGCACTTCCTCACGCGTTTCGCCGAGCGCTTCCACGTGCCGGCGGTGCAGGTGACGCCGGAGCTGATGGCGCGGCTGACGGCGTGGAAGTGGCCGGGCAACGTGCGCGAGCTGGAGAATGCGCTGGAGAGCGCGGTGGCGATGAGCCCGGACGGGACGCTGGACCTGTCGCTGCTGCCGGGAGGGCCGGGGCAGGAGCACCACGAGGGTAGTCCGCGAGCGGGTCTCAAGGAGAAGGTGGAGGCGTACGAGCGGGCCCTCATCGTCGCCGCGCTGGAGGAGGCGCACGGCAACCGCAGCGAGGCGGCACGGCTGCTGGACATCGGCCGCGCCACCCTGCACGACAAGTTGAGGAAGTACGGCCTGGCGCGCGAGGAGGAGGCGGAGTAG
- a CDS encoding GNAT family N-acetyltransferase, translating into MILRNVTDEDLPIFFEHQRDPEALRMAAFPSRERDAFMTHWRTKVLRPENVTRTIVMGRVVVGYIGSWEQDAKRLVGYWIGREHWGKGIATRALSGFLVLEPARPLHAWVALHNLASIRVLEKCGFQTMINENPHHPGGVAEVLMRLGST; encoded by the coding sequence ATGATCCTCCGCAACGTCACGGATGAGGACCTTCCCATCTTCTTCGAACACCAGCGCGACCCAGAAGCGCTGCGCATGGCCGCATTTCCATCGCGGGAGCGCGACGCGTTCATGACCCACTGGCGCACAAAGGTTCTCCGCCCTGAAAACGTCACCCGCACCATCGTTATGGGCCGCGTGGTCGTTGGGTACATCGGCAGTTGGGAACAGGATGCCAAGCGCCTCGTCGGCTATTGGATTGGTCGCGAGCATTGGGGCAAAGGCATCGCCACTCGGGCCCTCTCTGGGTTTCTCGTGCTCGAGCCCGCCCGGCCGCTTCATGCGTGGGTCGCTCTCCACAACCTCGCGTCGATCCGCGTCCTCGAGAAGTGTGGCTTCCAGACCATGATCAACGAGAACCCGCATCACCCGGGTGGAGTTGCCGAAGTCCTCATGAGGCTTGGTTCGACGTAG
- a CDS encoding glycoside hydrolase family 43 protein yields the protein MRKSPRFLSLAFASALLASGCGGESPDTQLAADEFAAGTTTDALACSTRITYGDRWIRPSNHPAQYDIAADLVTWDGTCINEGPNSYAVLSNGWRPYFTGNNACVIALDTDCAAQSCGTRITYGASWIHPANHPAQHDDAGGRVFWDRGCTNQSPNSYTVLSNEWAPYFNGSNACALSFRYTGCGGLYVNPVVPVDCADPGVIHDGTQYVAACTSGGAADAFPLRTSRDLVNWTYAGVIFPSARKPTWATGDYWAPEIHKVGTRYIAYYTARHTNGKLSIGAATSTSALGPFTDLGRPLVHDTGMGMIDATFFRDTAGTPYLVWKADGNAVGQPTPIYGQQLSEDGLSLVGTRRTLITNNLGWEGGVVEAPWVVARGGYYYLFYSGNAYYNSTYAVGVARATSPLGPYTKLSAPILRTGGGWTGPGHNSVVTGPGGDTYMVYHAWNSAHTARVMLVDAITWPNGWPAVPEGPSNGSRPMP from the coding sequence ATGAGGAAATCCCCCCGTTTCCTGTCCCTGGCCTTCGCGAGCGCGCTGCTCGCGTCCGGCTGCGGTGGCGAGAGCCCCGACACGCAGCTGGCCGCCGACGAGTTCGCGGCCGGCACCACCACCGACGCGCTGGCGTGCAGCACGCGCATCACCTACGGCGACCGGTGGATTCGCCCCTCGAACCACCCGGCCCAGTACGACATCGCGGCGGACCTGGTGACGTGGGACGGCACCTGCATCAACGAGGGCCCCAACTCGTACGCGGTGCTGTCCAACGGCTGGCGGCCGTACTTCACCGGCAACAACGCCTGTGTCATCGCGCTCGACACGGACTGCGCGGCCCAGTCGTGCGGCACGCGCATCACCTACGGCGCGTCGTGGATACATCCGGCGAACCACCCGGCGCAGCACGACGACGCCGGCGGGCGCGTGTTCTGGGACCGGGGCTGCACGAACCAGTCCCCCAACTCGTACACGGTGCTGTCGAACGAGTGGGCGCCGTACTTCAACGGCTCCAACGCGTGTGCCCTGTCGTTCCGGTACACGGGCTGCGGCGGGCTGTACGTGAATCCGGTGGTGCCCGTGGACTGCGCGGACCCGGGCGTCATCCATGACGGGACGCAGTACGTGGCGGCGTGCACGTCGGGCGGCGCGGCGGATGCGTTCCCCCTGCGCACCTCGCGCGACCTGGTGAACTGGACGTACGCGGGCGTCATCTTCCCGTCCGCGCGCAAGCCCACGTGGGCGACGGGCGACTACTGGGCGCCGGAGATTCACAAGGTGGGGACGCGCTACATCGCGTACTACACGGCGCGGCACACGAACGGGAAGCTGTCCATCGGCGCGGCCACGTCGACGAGCGCGCTCGGGCCCTTCACGGACCTCGGCCGGCCGCTGGTGCACGACACGGGGATGGGGATGATTGACGCCACCTTCTTCCGGGACACGGCGGGCACGCCGTACCTCGTGTGGAAGGCGGACGGCAACGCGGTGGGGCAGCCGACCCCCATCTACGGGCAGCAGCTCTCGGAGGACGGGCTGTCGCTCGTCGGCACGCGCCGGACGCTCATCACCAACAACCTGGGCTGGGAGGGCGGCGTCGTCGAGGCGCCGTGGGTCGTCGCGCGCGGCGGCTACTACTACCTCTTCTACAGCGGTAACGCGTACTACAACAGCACGTACGCCGTGGGCGTCGCCCGCGCCACCAGCCCGCTGGGGCCGTACACGAAGCTGAGCGCGCCCATCCTCAGGACGGGTGGCGGCTGGACGGGCCCCGGCCACAACTCCGTCGTCACCGGGCCGGGCGGCGACACGTACATGGTCTACCACGCGTGGAACAGCGCCCACACCGCGCGCGTGATGCTCGTGGACGCCATCACCTGGCCCAACGGCTGGCCCGCCGTTCCCGAAGGGCCGTCGAACGGCTCGCGGCCCATGCCGTAG
- a CDS encoding ABC transporter permease translates to MGSPRSPAMVRWPALLEHSMWPLFRIALRNVARNRRRTLITLAALLVGVGAAVLTRAMMNGLQRAMVTNITTSATGALQVHRAGYLDNVLSTPLTMDFAIDEAFLARVRAVEGVKAVSPRIQFAGSLGANDESLFLAATAMDPTAESAVCPNRASTFTPGSRFDSPDGILLAETVANALGTQQGGEAVFLAPDRDGTLNGELVHVTGATRSVMPDEPKTAVVPLALAQRLLRMEGRATELAVAVHRLEEAPQVAARLREALGPDYEVHTWDDILVQVKENKARDDASMGLIAAVFLVLMLLGVANTLLMSAIERTREIGTMMAVGLRRGKVMGLFLAEAVVLGATGSTLGALLGAGLSAWLNHRGILFTAPTISVPFDIRPYVDVGYLVRIVLLATAGAAVFSLYPAWRASRLRPVEALAGR, encoded by the coding sequence ATGGGGTCGCCCAGGTCGCCGGCGATGGTGCGCTGGCCAGCCCTCCTGGAGCACTCGATGTGGCCCCTCTTCCGCATTGCCCTTCGCAACGTTGCCCGTAACCGCCGCCGTACCCTCATCACCCTCGCGGCCCTCCTGGTGGGCGTCGGGGCGGCCGTGCTCACCCGCGCCATGATGAACGGGCTGCAGCGGGCCATGGTGACGAACATCACCACCAGCGCCACCGGAGCCCTGCAGGTGCACCGGGCGGGATACCTGGACAACGTCCTCTCCACCCCGCTGACGATGGACTTCGCCATCGACGAGGCCTTCCTCGCACGGGTGCGCGCCGTCGAGGGCGTCAAGGCGGTGTCCCCGCGCATCCAGTTCGCCGGCTCCCTCGGCGCCAACGACGAGAGCCTCTTCCTCGCCGCCACCGCCATGGACCCCACCGCCGAGAGCGCGGTATGCCCCAATCGCGCGAGCACCTTCACACCGGGCTCTCGCTTCGACTCCCCCGACGGCATCCTGCTCGCCGAGACGGTCGCCAACGCGCTCGGCACACAACAGGGCGGCGAGGCGGTGTTCCTCGCCCCGGATCGCGACGGCACCCTCAACGGCGAGCTGGTGCACGTCACCGGCGCCACCCGCTCGGTCATGCCCGACGAGCCGAAGACGGCCGTGGTTCCGCTGGCGCTCGCCCAGCGTCTGCTGCGCATGGAGGGGCGCGCCACCGAGCTCGCCGTGGCGGTGCACCGGCTGGAGGAGGCGCCCCAGGTGGCCGCCCGCCTGCGCGAGGCGCTCGGCCCCGACTACGAGGTCCACACCTGGGACGACATCCTCGTCCAGGTGAAGGAGAACAAGGCGCGCGATGACGCCTCCATGGGCCTCATCGCCGCCGTCTTCCTGGTCCTGATGCTGCTCGGTGTGGCCAACACCCTGTTGATGAGCGCGATCGAGCGCACGCGCGAGATCGGCACCATGATGGCGGTGGGCCTCCGGCGCGGGAAGGTGATGGGCCTCTTCCTCGCGGAGGCGGTGGTCCTGGGCGCGACGGGGAGCACGCTGGGCGCGTTGCTCGGCGCCGGCCTCAGCGCGTGGCTGAACCACCGCGGCATCCTCTTCACCGCCCCCACGATCAGCGTCCCCTTCGACATCCGCCCCTACGTGGACGTGGGCTACCTGGTGCGCATCGTCCTGCTCGCCACCGCCGGCGCGGCCGTCTTCTCCCTCTATCCCGCCTGGCGCGCCAGCCGCCTGCGCCCCGTCGAGGCGCTCGCCGGCCGCTGA
- a CDS encoding sensor histidine kinase, translated as MNPSPASPPPSVLEQVQREAIARQFMRMARIRIYMAPPTLIILLYFLVQEPAVWRKWLLGGMLGLYVVVEGIEIHHYLRRTPRQKLLFTYVIGVGLPIHWGMLLVTGGLEGPLTPVLLMVSFFISLFTTTRGAWVLALLHVATLWGLAAVSFTGVVPDLLPQLYGGGARAGHNNALLLSHVTVLSVLVAYSAGGGSILRGIFQGMVKDALAARDETLRIHTEAIDTLTRLSGEIAHELKNPLASVKGLAAMVARDVEGKPAERLAVLRREVDRMQEILEGFLNFSRPLLPLHEQRTSLEGLCRQVVELHEGMAGERGVGLRLFAERPVAVWCDPRKVTQVLINLVQNALEATPRGSTVELVVLSVPEGGGRVEVRDQGPGIAPEVRGRVFEPGVTTKSQGNGLGLALARALARQHGGELELHPREGGGCVAELVLPAELPPQQSRTEAMA; from the coding sequence GTGAACCCCTCCCCCGCCTCCCCGCCACCGAGCGTCCTCGAGCAGGTGCAGCGCGAGGCCATCGCCCGCCAATTCATGCGCATGGCGCGCATCCGCATCTACATGGCGCCGCCGACCCTCATCATCCTCCTCTATTTCCTCGTGCAAGAGCCGGCTGTCTGGCGCAAGTGGCTGCTCGGGGGGATGCTGGGACTCTACGTGGTGGTCGAGGGCATCGAGATTCACCACTACCTGCGCCGCACGCCGCGCCAGAAACTCCTGTTCACCTACGTCATCGGCGTCGGCCTCCCGATTCATTGGGGCATGCTCCTGGTGACGGGCGGGCTCGAGGGGCCGCTCACGCCGGTGCTGCTCATGGTGAGCTTCTTCATCTCCCTCTTCACCACCACTCGAGGTGCGTGGGTTCTCGCGCTCTTGCATGTGGCGACGCTGTGGGGGCTGGCCGCGGTCTCCTTCACCGGGGTGGTGCCGGACCTGCTGCCGCAGCTCTACGGGGGCGGTGCACGGGCCGGGCACAATAACGCCCTGCTGCTGTCCCACGTGACGGTGCTGAGCGTGCTGGTGGCGTATTCCGCCGGCGGTGGCTCCATCCTGCGGGGCATCTTCCAGGGCATGGTGAAGGACGCGCTGGCCGCGCGCGACGAGACGCTGCGCATCCACACCGAGGCCATCGACACGCTCACCCGGCTCAGCGGGGAGATTGCCCACGAGCTGAAGAATCCGCTGGCCAGCGTGAAGGGCCTGGCCGCCATGGTAGCGCGGGACGTGGAGGGCAAGCCGGCCGAGCGCCTGGCGGTGCTGCGGCGCGAGGTGGACCGGATGCAGGAGATTCTGGAGGGCTTCCTCAACTTCTCCCGGCCCCTGCTCCCGCTCCACGAGCAGCGCACCTCGCTGGAGGGGTTGTGCCGGCAGGTGGTGGAGCTGCACGAGGGCATGGCGGGCGAGCGGGGCGTGGGTCTGCGCCTCTTCGCCGAGCGGCCGGTGGCCGTCTGGTGCGATCCGCGCAAGGTGACGCAGGTGCTCATCAACCTGGTGCAGAACGCACTGGAGGCCACCCCTCGCGGGAGCACGGTGGAGCTGGTGGTGCTGTCTGTACCCGAGGGCGGCGGACGGGTGGAGGTGCGCGACCAGGGGCCGGGGATCGCGCCCGAGGTGCGAGGGCGTGTCTTCGAGCCGGGCGTCACCACGAAATCCCAGGGCAACGGGCTGGGGCTGGCCCTGGCGCGAGCGCTGGCGCGGCAGCACGGCGGCGAACTGGAGCTCCACCCGCGCGAGGGCGGCGGCTGCGTGGCCGAACTGGTGCTGCCCGCGGAGCTGCCGCCTCAGCAGTCGAGGACGGAGGCGATGGCATGA
- a CDS encoding outer membrane lipoprotein-sorting protein, producing MKTCLKLLSLLVLLPLAASAATPSAEELLQKYDAIMAPLNFEATLTMVAHRDDGSTRAYKMRMLKAGDDKARVWFLEPAAARGQEILSQGDNAWLYMPNLKRSVRMASRDSFQGGDFNNADVLRTNYARDYSAQVVEDPSMPEAYLLELKAKTEDAGYDRIKLWVAKKDTLPLKGEFYTASGKMLRAAEFLEVKSFDGFRRPSRVVMKNMIAIKRFSELTVDSFDARVQPAAGRFVLDDLGR from the coding sequence ATGAAGACCTGTTTGAAACTGCTGTCCCTGCTCGTCCTGCTGCCCCTGGCCGCCAGCGCGGCCACTCCGAGCGCCGAGGAGCTCCTCCAGAAGTACGACGCCATCATGGCGCCCCTCAACTTCGAGGCCACCCTGACGATGGTGGCCCACCGCGATGACGGCTCCACTCGCGCCTACAAGATGCGGATGCTCAAGGCCGGCGACGACAAGGCCCGCGTCTGGTTCCTGGAGCCGGCCGCCGCGCGTGGGCAGGAGATTCTGAGCCAGGGCGACAACGCCTGGCTGTACATGCCCAACCTCAAGCGCTCGGTGCGCATGGCCAGCCGCGACTCCTTCCAGGGCGGTGACTTCAACAACGCCGACGTCCTGCGCACCAACTACGCCCGCGACTACTCCGCCCAGGTGGTGGAGGACCCGTCCATGCCGGAGGCGTACCTGCTCGAGCTCAAGGCGAAGACGGAGGACGCCGGCTACGACCGCATCAAGCTGTGGGTGGCGAAGAAGGACACCCTGCCTCTCAAGGGCGAGTTCTACACCGCGAGCGGCAAGATGCTGCGCGCCGCCGAGTTCCTCGAGGTGAAGAGCTTCGACGGATTCAGGCGCCCCTCGCGCGTGGTGATGAAGAACATGATCGCCATCAAGCGTTTCAGCGAGCTGACCGTCGACTCCTTCGACGCGCGCGTGCAGCCCGCCGCCGGCCGCTTCGTCCTCGACGATCTCGGCCGCTGA
- a CDS encoding ABC transporter permease has product MTPLLMLAVRNVARSKARSALTTGAVTFGILMTLLIGAFIHGTQRYLIDETVKSSVGALQVHHKGYFEQRDRQPLKLDLEEGGALEDAMRRVPGVAAVTPRLVFSGLVSNGSSATLFMAQGIDPEREKQVLPWATQQVRGTRLSADTPRSALMGGELATALGAEPGATLTLQATTKGGKENVLDVDVAGTLSGSVLALSKRVLYVPLPFAQELLRMRGRATEYVVAVEEGADVDQVAVGLRAALGADYEVRTWRELQPAVGEAIRIQRTILLFIGALFLLIAIFGVANTLLMSVLERTREIGTMMAVGVRRGRIALLFVLEAVVQALFGAALGVGGAYGLVALAVTRGGFTIPTDKTQAFTLIPEVAGYQVAIAVAAATVGACLAAVSPALRAARLRPVEALRGA; this is encoded by the coding sequence ATGACTCCGCTCCTGATGCTCGCCGTGCGCAACGTGGCCCGCAGCAAGGCCCGAAGCGCCCTCACCACCGGCGCCGTGACCTTCGGCATCCTGATGACGCTGCTGATCGGCGCCTTCATCCACGGCACGCAGCGCTACCTCATCGATGAAACGGTGAAGTCCTCCGTGGGCGCCCTGCAGGTGCACCACAAGGGCTACTTCGAGCAGCGCGACCGCCAGCCGCTCAAGCTGGATCTCGAGGAGGGGGGCGCCCTGGAGGACGCCATGCGCCGCGTCCCCGGCGTGGCCGCCGTCACCCCGCGGCTCGTCTTCTCCGGCCTGGTGAGCAACGGCAGCTCCGCCACCCTCTTCATGGCCCAGGGCATCGACCCGGAGCGCGAGAAGCAGGTGCTGCCGTGGGCCACCCAGCAGGTGCGCGGCACCCGCCTCTCCGCCGATACCCCCCGCAGCGCCCTGATGGGCGGCGAACTGGCCACGGCCCTCGGCGCCGAGCCGGGCGCCACCCTCACCCTGCAGGCCACCACGAAGGGGGGAAAGGAGAACGTCCTGGACGTGGACGTGGCCGGCACGCTGTCGGGCAGCGTGCTCGCCCTGAGCAAGCGCGTCCTCTACGTGCCCCTTCCTTTCGCGCAGGAGCTGCTGCGCATGCGGGGCCGCGCCACCGAGTACGTGGTGGCCGTGGAGGAGGGCGCGGACGTGGACCAGGTGGCCGTTGGCCTGCGTGCGGCGCTCGGTGCGGACTACGAGGTGCGCACCTGGCGCGAGCTGCAGCCCGCCGTGGGCGAGGCCATCCGCATCCAGCGCACCATCCTGCTGTTCATCGGCGCGCTCTTCCTCCTCATCGCCATCTTCGGCGTGGCCAACACGCTGCTGATGAGCGTGCTGGAGCGCACCCGCGAGATTGGAACCATGATGGCGGTGGGCGTGCGGCGCGGGAGGATTGCCCTCCTCTTCGTCCTGGAGGCCGTGGTGCAGGCGCTGTTCGGCGCCGCGCTCGGCGTGGGGGGGGCCTATGGACTGGTGGCCCTCGCGGTGACGAGGGGCGGATTCACCATACCCACCGACAAGACGCAGGCCTTCACGCTGATCCCCGAGGTGGCCGGCTACCAGGTGGCCATCGCGGTGGCGGCCGCCACCGTGGGCGCCTGCCTCGCCGCCGTCTCGCCCGCCCTGCGCGCCGCGCGCCTGCGCCCCGTGGAGGCGCTGCGCGGAGCGTGA
- a CDS encoding ABC transporter ATP-binding protein has product MALIQLKNIHKAYNLGKTTVTALRGVDLEVQSGEFTVVMGPSGSGKTTLLNIIGLLDRASSGSYRLEGEEVGDRDFNDLAELRNRKIGFIFQAFNLIPVLNVLENIEFPCLIGGESRRTLRERAERVAADVGLSQFLHHRPDELSGGQRQRVAIARALVTQPQLVLADEPTANLDSATSEQILDLMEELNRTRRVTFLFSTHDPRVMRRARRVVRIADGVLVDGTAEARHETRALEMA; this is encoded by the coding sequence ATGGCCCTCATTCAACTGAAGAACATCCACAAGGCATACAACCTGGGCAAGACCACCGTCACCGCGCTGCGCGGCGTGGACCTCGAGGTGCAGAGCGGCGAGTTCACCGTGGTAATGGGTCCCTCCGGCTCCGGCAAGACGACGCTGCTCAACATCATCGGACTGCTCGACCGTGCCTCCTCCGGCTCCTACCGGCTGGAGGGCGAGGAGGTGGGGGACCGCGACTTCAACGACCTGGCCGAGCTGCGCAACCGGAAGATCGGCTTCATCTTCCAGGCCTTCAACCTCATCCCCGTGCTGAACGTGCTGGAGAACATCGAGTTCCCCTGCCTCATCGGAGGCGAGTCGAGGCGGACACTGCGCGAGCGCGCCGAGCGCGTGGCCGCGGACGTGGGGTTGTCGCAGTTCCTGCACCACCGCCCGGACGAGCTGTCCGGCGGCCAGAGGCAGCGCGTGGCCATCGCACGGGCACTCGTCACCCAGCCGCAACTGGTGCTCGCCGACGAGCCCACCGCGAACCTGGACTCCGCCACCAGCGAGCAGATTCTGGACCTGATGGAGGAGCTCAACCGCACCCGCCGCGTCACCTTCCTCTTCTCCACGCATGACCCACGGGTGATGCGCCGCGCCCGCCGGGTGGTGCGGATTGCCGATGGGGTGCTGGTGGACGGCACCGCCGAGGCACGGCACGAAACACGGGCGCTGGAGATGGCCTGA